A window from Cryptomeria japonica chromosome 1, Sugi_1.0, whole genome shotgun sequence encodes these proteins:
- the LOC131031363 gene encoding uncharacterized protein LOC131031363, giving the protein MDSDKCTDIVICEASLGGDHHIVEIPVDEEQKKIDSSSSPQHPLEEIADSRGHLLLLKLWQREEEIVAHHIDSKESRIDTISSDVFQLSCFFFAFHGIFLTLLFTAAIQENAHSCTRWWIPAILSFATSLVLIFTILHKLIVKGNVVKMLQKDKTDLRALARCIQELRMKGVSFDLSKEPQPAKRWKSSSVEVKLGPLRWCSQFSLPITLTLISGLVLWSCKLISCS; this is encoded by the coding sequence ATGGATTCTGATAAATGCACCGATATTGTTATATGTGAAGCAAGTTTAGGTGGTGATCATCACATTGTGGAGATCCCTGTGGATGAGGAGCAGAAAAAGAtcgattcttcttcttctccacaaCACCCATTGGAAGAAATTGCAGATAGCAGGGGCCACCTGCTTCTGCTCAAACTGTGGCAGAGGGAGGAGGAAATTGTTGCTCACCACATTGACTCGAAAGAGTCAAGGATTGACACGATCAGCTCAGATGTTTTCCAACTTTCTTGCTTCTTTTTTGCTTTTCATGGTATCTTTCTAACTCTGCTTTTCACTGCTGCCATTCAGGAAAATGCTCACAGCTGTACGAGATGGTGGATCCCAGCTATTCTGTCCTTTGCAACCTCTTTGGTTCTTATATTTACCATTCTCCACAAGCTGATTGTTAAAGGGAATGTTGTGAAGATGTTGCAGAAGGACAAGACTGATTTGAGGGCTCTGGCCAGATGCATTCAAGAGTTGAGAATGAAGGGCGTGAGTTTTGATTTGTCAAAAGAGCCTCAACCTGCTAAGAGGTGGAAGAGCTCCAGTGTGGAAGTTAAATTGGGCCCTCTCAGATGGTGCTCTCAATTTTCTCTGCCCATTACCTTGACTCTTATTTCAGGCCTCGTCCTATGGTCATGCAAGTTAATTTCTTGCAGCTAG